From a region of the Nonlabens dokdonensis DSW-6 genome:
- a CDS encoding RNA polymerase sigma factor: MNKATEDYKLQIALRADDKKALEKVYLDYRLEFLHYSKRYSLDELDVLDIYQDAVIAMHQKFVMSQLELKSSSVKTYLFGIGKNKIFKKLKKEQRFLRKEIENEDYTEISIEDDSPTERQLLLSKRLEEMSKTCKSLLKLFYYRNLTIDEIVNLTDYKDGNTVRSQKSRCLKHLKSLFKVN, translated from the coding sequence ATGAATAAAGCTACTGAAGATTATAAATTGCAAATAGCCTTAAGGGCCGATGATAAAAAAGCTTTAGAGAAGGTTTATCTAGATTATAGATTAGAGTTTTTACATTACTCTAAACGTTATTCTCTTGATGAGTTAGACGTTCTAGATATCTACCAAGATGCTGTTATAGCTATGCATCAAAAGTTTGTAATGAGCCAGTTGGAATTAAAATCTAGTAGTGTAAAAACCTATTTATTTGGAATAGGAAAAAACAAAATATTTAAAAAATTAAAAAAAGAACAACGCTTTTTGAGAAAAGAAATAGAAAACGAAGACTACACTGAAATCAGTATAGAAGACGACAGTCCTACAGAAAGGCAATTGCTTTTATCAAAACGGTTGGAGGAAATGTCAAAAACCTGCAAGTCTTTATTAAAGCTTTTTTATTATAGAAATTTGACTATCGATGAGATCGTAAACCTAACAGATTATAAAGATGGGAATACCGTACGCAGTCAAAAATCGAGATGCTTAAAGCACTTAAAATCGTTGTTTAAAGTGAACTAA
- a CDS encoding tetratricopeptide repeat protein translates to MFKSLKYLFIIAIFLLSNIVMAQQEVFSDEVNVDDLGDVSDSFKDNFFNALSAKAIGNHDKAIAFLQVCEEIQPENGAVQYELGKNYLMSDAFAKAEQKINRAIELAGENEWLLETLYDVYDKQKEYEKAVVVLEKLADINENYEELLPYQYFRIGKNQESLAIIEKLDKRLGEDQRRTAIKRQIEARLDANEARDGNIVELEAAIKANPKDERSYINLIYLYSKKNNTEKVQEIAELLDKNLPDSDKAQLALYKIYLENGRTRKGIKSMRKVFESAQFDTETKINVLNDFIQTDATEVEDDEIQDAIDSFADEVEDVKAFNALGDYYLKKKDAARAISFYEKGLEINDKDYELIKKVALLSIDIKDYKKTIEITEKALDVFPAQALLYLLNGVAHNNLNEPDKAIDQLETGLSFLLDEPKLESDIYQQLALSYDKKGDTTKAAKMRSKVKTLSNKTQ, encoded by the coding sequence ATGTTTAAATCATTGAAGTACCTCTTTATAATTGCAATATTCTTGCTGAGCAATATAGTTATGGCTCAGCAAGAAGTCTTTTCTGATGAGGTAAATGTTGATGATTTAGGAGATGTTTCTGACAGCTTCAAGGATAATTTCTTTAATGCATTGTCTGCCAAAGCCATTGGAAATCATGATAAAGCGATCGCTTTTTTACAGGTTTGTGAAGAGATACAGCCAGAAAATGGAGCAGTACAGTATGAGTTAGGTAAGAATTATTTGATGAGTGACGCTTTCGCGAAAGCGGAACAAAAAATAAACCGTGCCATAGAGCTTGCCGGAGAAAACGAGTGGTTACTGGAAACCTTGTATGATGTTTACGATAAGCAAAAAGAGTATGAAAAGGCGGTGGTAGTTCTTGAAAAACTAGCTGATATCAATGAAAACTATGAAGAACTGTTGCCCTATCAGTATTTTAGAATAGGCAAAAATCAAGAATCTCTTGCTATAATCGAGAAACTTGACAAACGATTAGGAGAAGATCAGAGGCGTACCGCAATTAAAAGGCAAATAGAAGCAAGACTCGATGCAAATGAAGCTAGAGACGGGAATATTGTAGAACTAGAAGCTGCAATAAAAGCAAACCCTAAAGACGAGAGATCTTACATCAATTTGATCTACTTGTACAGCAAGAAAAACAATACTGAGAAGGTCCAAGAAATAGCAGAATTACTGGATAAGAATTTGCCAGATAGTGATAAAGCACAATTAGCATTATACAAAATCTACCTAGAAAACGGTAGAACTCGCAAAGGAATAAAAAGTATGCGCAAGGTTTTTGAATCGGCTCAATTTGATACCGAGACTAAGATCAATGTCCTTAACGATTTTATCCAGACAGATGCTACCGAAGTAGAGGACGACGAGATTCAAGATGCCATTGACAGCTTTGCAGATGAAGTAGAAGATGTAAAAGCCTTTAATGCATTAGGTGACTATTACCTAAAGAAAAAAGATGCTGCAAGAGCTATTTCATTTTATGAGAAAGGTCTAGAAATCAATGATAAAGATTATGAGCTTATCAAAAAAGTGGCTCTTTTAAGCATAGATATTAAGGATTACAAAAAAACTATAGAGATAACTGAGAAAGCCCTCGACGTTTTTCCTGCTCAAGCTTTATTATACCTTCTTAACGGCGTTGCACACAATAATCTCAATGAACCAGATAAAGCTATTGACCAGCTAGAAACAGGTTTAAGCTTCTTGCTCGACGAGCCAAAACTAGAGAGCGATATTTACCAGCAACTCGCCTTGAGTTATGATAAAAAAGGAGACACAACTAAAGCCGCAAAAATGCGTTCTAAAGTAAAGACACTGTCTAACAAAACACAATGA
- a CDS encoding sugar phosphate nucleotidyltransferase has product MKIIVPMAGRGSRLRPHSLTTPKPLIPIANQPIVHRLVKDIARILSEPVEEIAFILGDPAFFGDDVVKSLEELAQGLGAKASIYRQLEPLGTGHAIMCAEPSLSGPAVVAYADTLIRANFELDPAADAVIWTKQVEKPEAYGVVKLNEKEEIVELVEKPQQFVSDQAVIGIYYFKEIADLKKELQFVIDNEIINGGEYQINDGIKRMMASGNVFKTGTVDEWMDCGNKVVAIETNQRIMSFMEKDGSEELNSQPTLQDSKIIPPCVIDSSVVLKNSTVGPHVSIGAGTVIENCTITNSLIQKDSVIKNATLEEAMIGNHVKYDGKFTRISIGDYTIME; this is encoded by the coding sequence ATGAAAATAATAGTACCTATGGCAGGTCGTGGTTCACGATTGCGCCCACATTCTTTAACAACTCCTAAACCATTAATACCTATTGCAAATCAGCCTATCGTACATCGATTGGTAAAGGATATTGCACGCATACTTTCAGAACCAGTGGAAGAAATTGCGTTCATTCTTGGCGATCCAGCGTTTTTTGGAGATGATGTGGTTAAAAGTTTAGAAGAGCTAGCCCAAGGCCTAGGCGCCAAAGCTAGCATTTACCGCCAGTTAGAACCTTTAGGAACTGGACACGCCATAATGTGTGCAGAGCCTTCACTTTCTGGACCTGCTGTGGTAGCTTATGCAGACACCTTGATAAGAGCAAATTTTGAACTTGATCCTGCCGCAGACGCCGTTATATGGACTAAGCAGGTGGAAAAACCAGAGGCTTATGGTGTAGTAAAATTGAATGAAAAAGAAGAAATTGTAGAGTTAGTTGAAAAGCCACAGCAATTTGTAAGCGATCAAGCAGTTATAGGTATCTACTATTTCAAAGAAATTGCAGATCTTAAAAAAGAACTACAGTTTGTAATCGATAACGAGATTATCAACGGTGGAGAATACCAGATCAATGACGGTATTAAAAGAATGATGGCGTCTGGTAATGTTTTTAAAACAGGAACGGTAGACGAGTGGATGGATTGCGGTAATAAAGTAGTTGCCATTGAGACCAACCAGCGCATCATGAGTTTTATGGAAAAAGATGGTAGTGAAGAATTAAATTCTCAGCCTACTTTACAAGATTCTAAAATCATTCCACCTTGCGTGATCGATAGCAGTGTGGTGCTTAAAAACAGTACTGTAGGGCCTCACGTTTCTATAGGAGCTGGTACAGTAATTGAAAATTGCACAATAACAAATTCGCTCATTCAAAAGGATTCTGTTATTAAAAACGCTACATTAGAGGAAGCCATGATAGGTAACCACGTAAAATACGATGGGAAGTTTACCAGAATAAGTATAGGAGACTATACCATTATGGAATAG
- a CDS encoding murein hydrolase activator EnvC family protein — MRKHIYLSVVFVLCFAFAKAQSSKAALEQRKAEIQREINQFDRLLKNVRKEEKTMVLLVETIDKKIARTQEIINITNKQANNLTRTIRTNTAEIKKLQEEIKGLKAEYAEMIVKAYKSQNDQSRLMFLLSSEDFLQAYKRVQYLQSYANYRKKQAEEITVKSDALSEKNKLLAQEKEEKNKVIALNKKQRAALKEDKIEQENLLAVVRANEKEYAADIKEKAKERNKIDRELKALIAADIKASNKGKTGAVANKFFLTPEAKILANNFKSNKGKLPWPVEEGFVSRRYGRQPHPVVRSLTIESNGIRLQSPAGAKVRAVFEGEVIRITKSRYGILAVHIRHGNYTSIYDNLKIVSVEKGDKVNTKDVIGEIFTSNSGETELKFVLMQDTETVDPASWIARK; from the coding sequence ATGAGAAAGCATATTTATTTATCGGTAGTGTTTGTTTTGTGTTTCGCTTTCGCGAAAGCGCAATCAAGTAAAGCCGCTCTAGAACAACGTAAAGCTGAAATCCAGAGAGAGATCAATCAATTTGATAGACTGCTTAAAAACGTTAGGAAAGAAGAAAAAACAATGGTTTTGCTGGTAGAAACTATTGATAAGAAAATTGCTCGAACGCAAGAAATCATTAATATCACAAATAAACAAGCCAATAATCTAACCAGAACCATAAGAACTAATACGGCTGAAATTAAAAAACTGCAAGAAGAGATCAAAGGTCTCAAAGCAGAGTATGCAGAGATGATCGTGAAAGCTTATAAGTCTCAAAACGATCAAAGCCGCTTGATGTTTTTGCTAAGCTCCGAAGATTTTTTACAAGCCTATAAAAGAGTACAATACCTGCAATCTTATGCAAATTACCGTAAAAAACAGGCAGAAGAGATTACAGTAAAGTCAGATGCCTTATCTGAAAAAAACAAACTACTCGCTCAGGAGAAAGAGGAGAAGAATAAAGTGATTGCATTAAATAAGAAACAAAGAGCTGCTTTAAAAGAAGATAAAATAGAGCAAGAGAATTTGCTTGCTGTAGTTAGAGCAAACGAGAAAGAGTATGCAGCAGATATAAAAGAAAAAGCAAAGGAGCGCAATAAAATAGACAGAGAACTTAAAGCCTTAATCGCTGCCGATATCAAAGCTTCTAACAAAGGAAAAACTGGCGCGGTTGCTAATAAATTTTTCCTAACTCCAGAGGCAAAAATACTAGCCAATAACTTTAAAAGCAACAAAGGAAAACTGCCATGGCCAGTGGAGGAAGGTTTTGTGTCCAGACGTTATGGGCGACAACCGCATCCAGTAGTAAGATCCTTGACGATTGAATCTAACGGGATACGATTACAAAGTCCAGCTGGTGCAAAAGTACGCGCCGTGTTTGAAGGTGAGGTCATACGCATTACAAAAAGCAGGTACGGTATTCTAGCCGTTCACATAAGACATGGTAATTACACCTCTATCTACGATAACTTAAAAATCGTAAGTGTTGAAAAAGGAGATAAAGTAAATACCAAAGATGTAATAGGTGAGATTTTCACTTCTAATTCAGGTGAAACTGAATTAAAGTTTGTTCTCATGCAAGATACTGAAACCGTGGATCCTGCAAGTTGGATTGCTAGAAAGTAG
- a CDS encoding tetratricopeptide repeat protein: MNTEKLIQDYISGKISDEDQLKVEHLLKTDADFKEAFETHQDIQIAFQISEKDTLKKKFQEIEIDINKPSKFRLLRSNAVYLIIAASVFIIIFLNIFDQKSGNALYEENFSTLSNTYQPIVRSNATNENMAAFSAYENANYQLAQQEFELLLNRKKDPNIRFYYGLTFLNQAEYELALDQFKELEHINHDYKAEEYWYTALIYLKKEDFENAQKYLEKIDEIKSTFNLKQRKKLLEEFK; this comes from the coding sequence ATGAATACAGAAAAACTCATACAAGATTATATATCGGGAAAGATTTCTGATGAAGATCAACTTAAAGTGGAGCACCTTCTGAAAACCGATGCAGATTTTAAAGAAGCATTTGAAACACATCAAGATATTCAAATAGCCTTTCAAATTTCTGAAAAAGATACCTTGAAAAAGAAATTTCAAGAAATTGAAATTGATATTAATAAACCTTCTAAATTTAGATTATTAAGATCTAACGCTGTTTATTTAATAATTGCCGCTTCTGTTTTCATAATTATTTTCTTGAATATTTTTGATCAAAAATCAGGAAATGCTCTTTATGAAGAAAACTTCAGTACACTTTCTAACACCTATCAACCTATTGTAAGAAGTAATGCTACTAATGAAAACATGGCAGCGTTTTCTGCTTATGAAAATGCAAACTATCAACTTGCTCAACAGGAATTCGAACTTCTATTAAATAGAAAAAAGGACCCCAATATCAGGTTTTATTATGGACTCACTTTCTTGAATCAAGCAGAATATGAACTGGCATTAGATCAATTTAAAGAGTTAGAGCATATCAATCATGATTACAAAGCTGAAGAGTATTGGTATACTGCATTGATCTATCTTAAAAAGGAAGATTTTGAAAATGCTCAGAAATATCTGGAAAAAATAGATGAAATAAAATCTACATTTAACTTAAAGCAACGTAAAAAACTATTAGAGGAGTTTAAATAA
- a CDS encoding DUF4412 domain-containing protein — protein sequence MKSVFKLLIIIIILGSAHKAEAQLFKGLKNKVKKQIERKTEDRIEEVINNTIDSLGVKKPKKAKDAVESKEGFGTILLNHSQKFGAVSIEGISRVKVIKSNDGYQMTGNWWSHEADIFDGFNLIIKTAQNLKHEENNKNFNSRQVFKIPEEATLTLGYDPQLLIKNAKPDDYKAAVSDDYQKYDVSTGEVSIDVLTDDSIQISFSGKVSLRTISRNSSNSEYDEESYFKSTLKGAIDGNSPKFIDNTSIKQPESAEQDSGNYTIPQSTTSTAQPGVYEFTHETVVKMTNLDKNEVYNMSYLFNPNESYLGIKADMSEYSDEEMAGESIMVMDNQDIRIFVSTQGMKMQMSQSMMGGNQTQNPTDQMANYDYTKIDRTGRTKTILGVVCEEYVMSDSDVKMELWVASSVQLPNWFIQNKEIINGHIMEYTVTSKEGNMKAETTAIKDNINTIINSKEYKKMF from the coding sequence ATGAAATCAGTATTCAAACTGCTCATTATTATAATCATTTTAGGTAGTGCTCACAAAGCAGAAGCGCAACTTTTTAAAGGACTCAAAAATAAAGTAAAGAAACAAATAGAAAGAAAGACAGAAGATAGGATAGAAGAGGTTATCAATAATACCATTGATTCTTTGGGTGTAAAGAAACCTAAAAAGGCTAAGGATGCTGTTGAATCAAAAGAAGGTTTTGGAACAATTCTTTTAAATCATTCTCAAAAGTTTGGAGCTGTTTCCATTGAAGGAATAAGTCGTGTAAAAGTGATTAAGTCAAACGATGGTTATCAAATGACTGGCAACTGGTGGTCTCATGAAGCCGATATTTTTGACGGTTTTAATTTGATTATTAAAACAGCTCAAAACCTAAAACATGAAGAAAATAATAAAAACTTCAACAGCCGTCAAGTTTTTAAAATCCCTGAAGAGGCTACGTTAACCTTAGGCTACGATCCTCAATTATTAATTAAGAATGCAAAGCCAGATGATTATAAAGCAGCGGTTTCTGATGATTATCAAAAATATGATGTGTCTACTGGAGAAGTAAGTATAGATGTACTAACAGATGATAGTATCCAGATATCTTTTTCTGGGAAAGTAAGTTTACGTACCATTTCAAGAAATAGTAGTAATTCAGAATATGATGAAGAATCCTATTTTAAATCTACCCTTAAAGGAGCCATAGATGGTAATTCTCCTAAGTTTATAGACAATACTTCTATTAAACAGCCAGAAAGTGCTGAGCAAGATTCTGGTAATTATACCATTCCTCAATCTACAACATCAACTGCTCAACCAGGTGTTTATGAATTTACTCATGAAACTGTTGTTAAGATGACCAACTTAGATAAAAACGAGGTCTACAATATGTCATATTTATTTAATCCTAATGAATCTTATCTAGGCATAAAAGCCGATATGAGTGAATACTCTGACGAAGAAATGGCTGGTGAATCAATTATGGTTATGGATAACCAGGACATCAGAATTTTTGTGAGTACTCAAGGCATGAAAATGCAAATGTCACAAAGTATGATGGGTGGTAATCAAACACAAAACCCTACCGATCAAATGGCAAATTATGATTATACAAAAATTGATAGGACTGGAAGAACTAAAACTATTCTCGGTGTTGTTTGTGAGGAATATGTAATGTCTGATAGCGACGTGAAAATGGAACTCTGGGTGGCATCTAGCGTTCAACTACCCAACTGGTTTATTCAAAATAAAGAAATCATTAACGGCCATATCATGGAGTATACGGTTACCTCAAAAGAGGGAAATATGAAAGCAGAAACCACTGCAATTAAAGATAATATCAATACAATAATTAACTCTAAGGAGTATAAAAAAATGTTTTAA
- a CDS encoding DUF4292 domain-containing protein, whose amino-acid sequence MKYFKYLYIVAAFIVIACGSTQRAANDAVATAKKSKVVKAHEAARIDYETMRARLSVSYDNSQTTRSFTMNLRMEKGKQIWMSASILGFTGAKVYITPDRVQFYEKLNKRSFDGDFSLISDFLGEEITFNQLEDLLLGQAVESLGKKDFNIANNNYQFSEDAIVVKLFSLRPSDFKVSEQSISKPSEGSYLKMNYPEYQIVDGKIVPLEVRIEAKQRNRDSKVEMEFKNVEFDQQMTFPFSMPQGYSTFKL is encoded by the coding sequence ATGAAATACTTCAAGTACCTTTATATAGTAGCCGCATTTATAGTCATAGCCTGCGGTAGTACGCAACGCGCTGCAAACGATGCTGTTGCTACTGCAAAGAAGTCTAAAGTCGTTAAAGCCCATGAAGCAGCCCGTATAGACTACGAGACGATGAGAGCGCGACTTTCTGTTAGTTATGATAACTCACAAACTACTAGATCTTTTACCATGAATTTACGTATGGAAAAAGGAAAACAAATCTGGATGAGCGCAAGTATTCTTGGCTTTACAGGGGCAAAAGTATATATCACACCAGATCGTGTACAGTTCTATGAAAAGTTGAATAAGAGATCTTTTGATGGAGATTTTAGTTTAATAAGTGATTTTCTAGGAGAAGAAATTACATTTAATCAGCTAGAAGATTTGTTATTAGGTCAGGCAGTAGAATCCCTAGGTAAAAAAGATTTTAATATTGCAAATAACAATTATCAGTTTAGTGAAGATGCGATAGTTGTGAAGCTATTCAGCCTGCGTCCTTCTGATTTTAAGGTATCAGAACAGTCCATTTCCAAACCATCTGAAGGTAGTTATCTCAAGATGAATTACCCAGAATATCAAATCGTAGATGGAAAAATAGTACCCTTAGAAGTTAGAATTGAGGCAAAACAACGCAATCGTGATTCTAAAGTAGAAATGGAGTTTAAAAACGTTGAGTTTGATCAACAAATGACATTTCCGTTTAGCATGCCACAAGGTTATAGCACATTTAAATTATAG